In bacterium, the DNA window TGCAACACCGCCCTCCCCCCTATTTTTTCAATACCTCAAACATTATACGAAGTCATGAATTCAGACGCTTTTACCACAGGAATAGCAAAATTTTTCACCGAGTGAAAATGTTTATCCGAAGACACTATCCAGTCGGCTTTGCCGCTGAGCGCGCACGCGAAATATTTGTTATCGGAATAATCATCTTTCACGACTTCGATTTTTTCCGCAGGCCTGACTTTCCTGCTTAAGGCAAGTATATTTTTAACCCTCCCGAGGAATTCCCGGCGGGCTTTCATCTGTTTTAATACAAAGAATAACTCTTTTTCTATGCCTTTTGAATATAAGAGCCTTATTTCCCTCTTCTCTATTTTTTCCAATATGGCCGCCGACGCGCTGTTCTCATTCCAGTAAGCGCCGACAAATATATTCGTATCGACAACTATTTTAACGGGGAAAAACCATCTTTTAAGTTTTTGGATTAATTTGAGCATTGTTTAATGATAAGGGACTCAAAGATAAATTGCAAGGGGGTTGGAACCGTCAAAATTGAGCGGCGAGTTTCACAAGTCCTCTCTAATGTTTTGTTGGGAGTTTATTATTCCATATTTTCGATATCAGCTAAATCCTGGAGTCTTCCGCTGGCTTTCTTATTCTTCTTCAAATCTTGTAACGATATAAAATTTATTTCTACATCATTAATAGTCACTTTTTTTCTGTTTTTAAAGCATTCGTTAAATTCAACGCCATCTATAGAAGTTAATATTTCTATGCGCAGAGGTTCATTCCCCATTCTTATGTTTTTGCCTTTCTCTAAGAATATTTCATCTTTCAGGTTGGGGGTGTCAAACCCAAATTCTTTAAGGGCTTCGACAATTTTATGGGCGTTATCTTTTGACAGCGCTACCCATATATCAAGGTCACCCGTAGCGCGGGGGTGGCCATAAAACGCCACAGCATATCCGCCAATTACTAAATATTCAATTTTTTTTGAGTTCAGTAATTGTAAGAGTTCTTTGAAATCTTGTGGTAGCTGGATCATACCCGAATATAATTTGCCTTAATTGTTCCAGGGCTTCTAACCGTTCAACATAACTTTTTTTTCGCCAGTATGTTAACGAATCATTATCGCCATGGGAAGTTATTTTAAACACCCTCTTATCCATCTTTTAATTATATCATAAGTTGGGTTTTTGATTGTATCTATACTTTATAGAAAGGATGCTAACGCTCCGGTTCAGCGGCGGCGCGTCGCGGCGTCCGCTGGAACCGATTGTTATGCGCAATTGAATTACTGTGCAGTGTACCCGCCGTCTATAGAATGGACGCTCCCGGTCATGAAGGCCGCGCGCTCACTTAATAAATACGCGACCAGATCCGCAACTTCTTCCCGGGTGGCGAGACGCTTCATGGGATGTACGCTCGCCATCCAGTCCGTGACCTCTTTGCCGGATTCCATTATCCGTTGGGTTGCGACATAGCCCGGAGCTACTGCACATACGCGGATATTCGACTCTGCCAACTCTAGGGCGGCTGAGCGAGTCAACCCGATTACTCCGTGTTTCGCCGCAGTGTATGCTGACATGCCTGCCAAGCCGACTAAGCCATTAGCCGACGACATATTCACAATCGCACCAGAACCGTTGGCAAGCATTGCAGGTATCTCATATTTCATGGAGAAGAAGATACCGGTCAGGTCCGTGTCGATGACCTCACGCCATATCTCTGCTTCTACGTCCTGAACCGGTACACCGGCTGGACCAGTTACACCAGCGTTATTCACAGCCAAATCGAGTTTCTCAAATCGCTCAATGGTTCGCTTCACTGCATTTTCCATAGCTAAAGGATCACGTACATCTGCCTCAAGTGCTAAAGTACGCACACCCTTTGGGTCAATTCTCCTACAAACCAATTCCACCGGCTCAAGGCGACGACTAATCAGCACAACCGACGCACCACCAGCAAATAGGCGCTCTGATATTGCCTCTCCGTTTCCGGTGCCGGCACCCGTTACAAGAGCCACTTTTTCACTAAATTCCATACTTACCCTCCGAGGTTGAATGTTCTAAGCATAACATATAATATACGAATTCGTAATTTGTGGGTTTTTCTACCTATGGGAAGAAGTTAGGTAAGTATTTTGACTGGATTCGGGAGCTGAGCCATTATCTTAGCGACAGCCTCGGAGTTCCGCCAGAGGCGGGACGAGAATGAGTGAAAATACTTACTTAACTTCTCTGCTATGGATATTGCTCTGCCATTTTTGCGTAGCAAAAATCTTCAATGATCCATTAATCCGGATAGCATCTTGCAAATTTCATCCAGATTTTCTTTCAGGCATTTGCAAGTATTATCTTTGATCAACTTCTTGCGCCGACACAATTCTAATATCGGAACGCATTCAAATGCGGAGCCGCGGGATATTCTGAAAAAGTTAATCCTATCTGCCTTGTGATACCTGCCATTACCTTCGGCTATGTTCGTAGAGATAGACAAAGCTGCGCGGTTTATCTGATCTGTGAGGTAATAATTTCCTTTTGGAAAGGACTCTGTTAATTTACTAATTTCATCCGCAAAATCAACCGCTTTATTATACACATTGAGGTTTTCAAACATAAAAGGCATCTGGCGTCATTCCTCGAACAATAGAACAATCGAAAATAGACCACAATTGAGTTTTTGTTCGTCTATTGTTCTAATGATCTATTGCTCAATTGCTCTGCCATTTTTGCGTAGCAAAAATGGCGGGAGTGACGGGGCTCGAACCCGCGACCTCCTGCGTGACAGGCAGGCGCTCTAAACCAAACTGAGCTACACCCCCGGAAAGGGTAAGATGGTGGGCGGTACAAGGATCGAACTTGTGACCCCCTGCTTGTAAGGCAGGTGCTCTCCCAGCTGAGCTAACCGCCCATCATTTGACTACATCTAAAAACATAAAGAACCATAAAAACTGATTGTTACGCAAGACTGTGACTTATGAAGTATAACGAACATAAGTTACGTAGTCGAGCGTAATCCCGTGTCCTGCTTGCCCCGCCAAGGCGGGATCCACTTCGACTTTGCAATTTACGTTCACTTTCGTTCCGTAAACTGCAGTCTCACGGGATAAGGCAGGTGCTCTCCCAGCTGAGCTAACCGCCCATCATTTGACTACATCTAAAAACATAAAGAACTATAAAAACTGATTGTTGCGCAAGACTGTGACTTATGGAGTATAACGAACATAAGTTACGTAGTCGAGCGAAGCAAGTCTCGACGGGGCTTACAAACGTCCCCGGAAATCACTTCCCGAACTATTCCTGAATCAAACCACTTATAAAGATCGTCAACCGTCTTTCGGAAAAGCCGAATATTACAATATAACATATGCCGAGTCAATAAAAAAACGGGGGTTTGTAACTGTTTCAACCCCCGTTTGTTATATATTTATGCGACCTTAAAGCACGGCATCAGGCTTGATAACTTTCACATATTCGATAAAAAATTCAACTTCCGCATTCTGGTTGGGACTGCTTACAACCCTGATTTCCTTTATTTCCGACCAGTCGAGTTTCGCCGGATTCATCTGCGCGCCGTCCCAATATCCGCCGTCAACAGGAAATTCGGTGAGTCTTATCTTCAAAATCTCCCAATCGGCTTTCAGGGGGGAGAGCAGCTTGCTTACTTCCACCTTTTTGCCGTCTGAATCTTCCGCGTCAAGAACGGAAACCCTTACTTTTTCTCCGCCTTTACCGCCTTTTATCTTAATTTCAAGCATTGCGCTCCGGACATCTTTCGACACGTTAAGCAGAGGATACTTGCCTAAACTCAAACCGGACCATGTATTCGGGTCAAGGATAACTTTTAAAACATTTTTCCCGTCTTTTTCCATAACATCAAAACTCGCGCTGTTTTCGGGAAAAACGTAAACATACATACCCATTGCCGCATCTATATCGCCTTCAAAAAACACCGCAACATCTTTCGCCTGGCAGAAACCCGCGAAAACAAACATCAACACAAAAAACAGGATTTTTTTCATCTTTCCCCCTTATAAGTCTGCCCAGATGCAAACTCGCCTTTAAAATACTCCACACCCGTAAGTTCCCTGTATAATTTTATCTCAGCTTCAGAACTATATTTTATATCATGTTTTGTGTTTTCATCAACCGAATTATTGCCGACCCTGTAGTCGCACCACCCGTTGTTGAACCACTTGATTTTTTTCGGGCCATAACCAACCGCATCCGAAAATTCTCCTTCCATAAACTTGTTTATTTCGACGGGGACATCTTCCCTTTTAGCCTGGTTGAACCATATTATGGCCTTAAGCTTGGGAAATGCCGCATCTATATTGTAGTTGTGCTTACTGGTTTTTAACTGCGATGTGCCGTATACGCCCATAATCCAGCCGTATTCCCCGGGGTTCCACTTTCCGCCTTTCCATTCGTGGCTCAGTTCCCTTCTCTGTTCACCGGTCAAATCATCACGATAAGTCAGTGTTGCGCCTGTTTCGCATATCATCAGCGGTTTTTGCTTCTCTTCGCAATACACTTTATAAAAATTCACGCTTTCGTTTTCAGGCGTGGACATATCATCAAGAGAATCATGCGTAAGACCGTAAGCGAACAATCCTCCCCATATCTTCGATTCCATGCCGGGAAAAGACCATCCTCTCTCATAAAAATCAAGTCCGACCCAGTCAACATACTCGTCTCCCGGATAAAATCCTGTATAATTATCCTTCCTCTCACTGCCGAGCCAGCCGTGATTCGGGCACCAGATGACGGCGGCGTTCGACGCATACTTTTTAAACAGCCCGGAAACATTTTTAAAAGCCGTCCTGTAGTTCTCAGGAGTATGGCCGGTCTCTTCGCCCTTATCATAGACGGTATTTTTATTCTTATCCATCCACACGCACCACGGGTACCAGCTTCCGTTCATTTCGTGGGCAAACCTTATAAAAACAGGGCGACCCATTTTACCGCAGGAAACGGCAAACTCCTTTGTGCTGTCGTAAGCCGGGTTCCCGTCCTTCCAATCTTCATAAAAATTTCCGAAAACATAAGGTTCCAAAGTCAAAACAGGGACTCCCCCGCAATCAATTACGGCAGAGCAAAAATCTTTCGCTGTCGCCCAGCCGGCAGGGTCGTAATCCCATTTGGGATATTTGCCTTTCAACTCTTTTTCCTGCCAGTCAGCCCCGTGCGGAAAAAATATGAACTGCTCAAACAGTATATGCTTTCGGCCGTAAACAGATTTAAATGATTCTATTCCCCTCCTGAAAGCATCAACGGAGTCACCGGCATTTTTATCCTGCGAAATCTCAGCCCAATCAAGCACCGCCCCGACATAGCAACCCGATTCAGGCTCATATTTGGAAAGCGTGTTATTCAAAGGTATGTCTCCTGATTTTCTTTCGTCTTCCTCATCCTTGACAGGCCCCGTAAAACCCCTGAGATATTCCGCGGGATCACTTTTATAATACGGTTTTCCCGATATTTCCCTGAAAGCCAACAGGGCATCTTCCGAGGAATTGATTCTCCAGTCCCTTTCCTTCCTGACATTAAACCATATAAAACCTTTAACAGCGGGAAATTCGTTTTGCAGCGCGCTGTCCATATTCCTTATCCAATCGGCTTTGCTGCCTCCCGTTTCCGACGACGCGACTTCCAGTATGAGAATATCTTTCCCTGAAAAATTTGCGGTTAACTCTTTATAAGCGCCGGAAAATATTTCATTAAATTCAATCCATTCGCCGGCTTTTGCCTGATCTTCGCCCCCGTTGTAGCCGGTCATCCCGAGAAAATCCACATAATCGTCGCCGGGATAAGCAGCTTTAATATCATTCCAGCCATCTTTCCCGTGTTCAATCTTGTAACTTATCGTCCAGATCCATTTAACATTACCTGCTTTTTTCTCCCTGAAAATATCGATTATATGCCTGTAAGCCGCGGCGAATTTTTTCGCGTCTTTTTCATTTTCGGCAATGGACCACGGGTACCAGTAACCGTTAAATTCGTGTCCCCAGCAGATCCACACAGGGATATTAACTTCCCGGACATCTTCCGCAAACTTTTCAATATAAAGGTCATGTTTTCCGGAAATAATATCGTCGAGTTTTATGGCGTTCCTGTCATCCTGATACCAGCTTTCCCATATGATAAGAGGGATCATATTATTCTTAAAAACATTAAGCGCTTTATCTTTATTGAACGGGAGCGAATAATCGGAATACCATGATATGATCGCGGGTTTCCTTCCGGCAAATGACATATATTCGTTTATGCCGTCAAGCGAATCGGGAAGGCCTTCAATGAACACCCCATACAGGCATTGCGCCTGGGGGTCATCCTCATCAATAATTTTCCCGTTTATAAACGCAAACCGTTTTCCTCTCTTTACAAATTTAATGTTCCTGACAAATAACCTTACTTCCTGTTCATCCTTCCGGGGAGCTATGGAGAATTTAACTTCTTTTATCCCGTCCCAGCCAAAAGGCAGGTTCTCCATATAACTGCCGTTCCAGAACTTTCCTGTAAATGGAAAATCGGAAACAGGAACAGAAAAAGTATTCCAATCCTTACTTATAAGCCCGTAAACCGGCGCGGCAATAACCGTCGTCTCGGCTTTTTTCCCTTCCCGCTCTTCCGAAACCAGCGAAACAAAAAGGGCGCCGAGGCTCCCCGCATGTTTCGCCTCGAATTCCAGGTAATAATCATCCCTGTCGGGAACAAGGCAGAAATAATCCGACACTCCTACCGCGGCTCCCGAATAGCAACCCGGATCAAGGACGATTTCAGCTGCGTATCCGTTTTCATCCTCATCAACAATATTTATGGCCGATGTGATATCGGGATATGAATACTTATAATCCACAAGCCCTTCACCGTCACTCTTAAAAAAGAACATCTCTTCGGCAGAAACCATATTCAGGAACAAAAAAAGACTTACAAAGACAAAAACCGGTTTTCTCATAATACCATCTCCTATATACCGGTAATATACCTGTTTATTATTAATATGTCAAGGCCGGCTCATCACAATATATATAATACTGCCGTAACTAGTTGACTATATGCCGCTTAAAAAATATAATCAAATCATGAGCAAAACCCACATGTCGCCATATGAAATAATCCTGAAAAAGAGAAACGGCGGAAACCTGTCAGGACCTGAAATCGATTTTATGGTCCGGGGTTTTAATAAAGGCTCGATACCTTCTTATCAGTTTTCCGCGCTTCTGATGGCTATATTTTTCATGGGCATGTCCGAAAACGAAATCTTTTCCCTTACAAAATCCATGATGAAC includes these proteins:
- a CDS encoding four helix bundle protein, with the protein product MFENLNVYNKAVDFADEISKLTESFPKGNYYLTDQINRAALSISTNIAEGNGRYHKADRINFFRISRGSAFECVPILELCRRKKLIKDNTCKCLKENLDEICKMLSGLMDH
- a CDS encoding nucleotidyltransferase, which gives rise to MIQLPQDFKELLQLLNSKKIEYLVIGGYAVAFYGHPRATGDLDIWVALSKDNAHKIVEALKEFGFDTPNLKDEIFLEKGKNIRMGNEPLRIEILTSIDGVEFNECFKNRKKVTINDVEINFISLQDLKKNKKASGRLQDLADIENME
- a CDS encoding SDR family oxidoreductase; translated protein: MEFSEKVALVTGAGTGNGEAISERLFAGGASVVLISRRLEPVELVCRRIDPKGVRTLALEADVRDPLAMENAVKRTIERFEKLDLAVNNAGVTGPAGVPVQDVEAEIWREVIDTDLTGIFFSMKYEIPAMLANGSGAIVNMSSANGLVGLAGMSAYTAAKHGVIGLTRSAALELAESNIRVCAVAPGYVATQRIMESGKEVTDWMASVHPMKRLATREEVADLVAYLLSERAAFMTGSVHSIDGGYTAQ
- a CDS encoding putative toxin-antitoxin system toxin component, PIN family, which translates into the protein MLKLIQKLKRWFFPVKIVVDTNIFVGAYWNENSASAAILEKIEKREIRLLYSKGIEKELFFVLKQMKARREFLGRVKNILALSRKVRPAEKIEVVKDDYSDNKYFACALSGKADWIVSSDKHFHSVKNFAIPVVKASEFMTSYNV